Proteins encoded in a region of the Fusarium falciforme chromosome 6, complete sequence genome:
- a CDS encoding Chitin synthase, translating to MDPNMPQRPPDYSLPPYDDDELNHTPTGHSPAAMRLLTSVEEPYDAHKYVPPSPSKQTPSSPLASSALSPKTTPSSSSPPVAIPSPLPPLVPQHSMSSDKGKQVSGSYPEHLDDLEKDTTSEERDRVSPLPLPPAYSPSVAESQSLLSRDAMSGGLSAKLQNKKSKNSMRVVFADMPDMPRDLPEIPEGISERRRQHKEQRDGRDQPPPVPPRPHSRLRSVQNARSHEKLPSLRSPQNLNYQPSVRSSRSGSIFNDAPHMPPPDSSYIPYGMHMNDGSPQRPWTPSSRMSDFTRSDFSRPPPSNGMYEPSDLNGSPRPGTPSSRYGGSPRRPLPPAPLFSNNNSRNVPPFADDATVSIPLHSDIDDDVFGPESDLSDARPHPADRGSYLSSDSQSTLHETHSDYDKFEHYGPAPDGAQERRGVRAPQMSRKEVQLINGELVLECKIPTILYSFLPRRGEVEFTHMRYTAVTCDPDDFVERGYKLRQSIGKTLRETELFICITMYNEDEIGFTRTMHAVMKNISHFCSRSRSRTWGETGWQKIVVCIVSDGREKIHPRTLDALAAMGVYQHGIAKNFVNNRAVQAHVYEYTTQVSLDSDLKFKGAEKGIVPCQMIFCLKEKNQRKLNSHRWFFNAFGKALNPNVCILLDVGTRPGGTSLYHLWKAFDTDSNVAGACGEIKAMKGRLGANFLNPLVASQNFEYKMSNILDKPLESVFGYITVLPGALSAYRFHALQNDETGHGPLSQYFKGETLHGQHADVFTANMYLAEDRILCWELVAKRGERWVLKYVKGCTGETDVPDTVSELISQRRRWLNGAFFAAVYSLVHFKQIWLTDHTVARKVLLHIEFFYQFIQLLFTFFSLANFYLTFYFVAGGLTDPKVDPFGHNIGTVIFHILRYACVLLISTQFILSLGNRPQGSNKLYLTSMIIYGVIMVYTTFATIYIIVRQLTADDDKIEMGNNVFTNLIVSILSTVGMYFIMSVIYLDPWHMITSSAQYFVLLPSYICTLQIYAFCNTHDVTWGTKGDNVMKTDLGGAVGKGETVELDMPSEQLDIDSGYDEALRNLRDRLEVPETPMSEAQMQEDYYKSVRTYLVLTWMICNGILGMAVSEIYSAKGIGENYYLRFILWSVASLAVFRAIGSTTFAILNVVNMIVEGRVRLSLKAPRWMGGLKERFNDKMSSVSSNLRS from the exons ATGGACCCAAACATGCCCCAACGCCCGCCCGACTACAGCCTCCCGCCgtatgatgacgatgaactTAATCACACGCCCACCGGCCATAGTCCCGCTGCGATGAGACTTTTGACCTCTGTGGAAGAACCTTACGACGCTCACAAGTATGTACCACCCTCTCCATCAAAACAAACgccttcctctcctcttgCTTCCTCTGCTTTATCCCCAAAGACaacgccctcttcctcttcaccgCCAGTCGCGATCCCATCACCACTGCCTCCTCTGGTTCCTCAGCACAGTATGTCTTCAGACAAAGGCAAGCAGGTGTCCGGGTCATACCCCGAGCACCTGGATGACCTCGAGAAGGATACTACAAGCGAGGAACGTGACCGTGtatctcctctccctctacCTCCAGCCTACTCCCCCAGCGTGGCCGAATCACAGTCCCTGCTGTCCCGCGATGCAATGTCTGGAGGACTTTCTGCAAAGCTGCAGAACAAAAAGAGCAAGAACAGCATGCGAGTTGTATTCGCAGACATGCCAGACATGCCCCGAGATCTCCCAGAGATCCCTGAGGGAATCAGCGAGCGGCGCAGACAGCACAAGGAACAGCGTGATGGCCGAGACCAGCCTCCCCCCGTACCACCAAGGCCACACAGCCGATTGAGATCCGTCCAGAACGCTCGCTCACATGAGAAACTTCCCAGTCTTCGAAGTCCACAAAACCTCAACTACCAGCCCAGCGTCCGGTCATCGAGATCCGGCTCTATCTTCAACGATGCGCCACATATGCCACCCCCCGACTCTTCCTACATCCCGTACGGAATGCACATGAACGATGGCTCACCACAACGACCATGGACACCCTCATCACGCATGTCGGATTTCACAAGGTCCGACTTCTCGAGACCTCCTCCATCAAACGGCATGTATGAGCCATCTGATCTCAATGGAAGTCCTCGACCGGGGACCCCTTCTTCTAGATATGGCGGCAGCCCACGGCGGCCACTTCCTCCAGCGCCACTCTTCTCAAACAACAACTCTAGAAATGTCCCGCCCTTTGCAGACGATGCGACAGTATCTATCCCTCTGCACAGTGATATAGATGACGATGTGTTTGGACCCGAATCAGACCTCAGCGACGCGAGGCCTCATCCGGCGGACCGGGGCTCATACCTTTCATCCGATTCTCAAAGTACACTACACGAGACACATTCAGACTACGACAAGTTTGAGCACTATGGCCCGGCTCCGGATGGCGCCCAGGAACGAAGAGGTGTCCGCGCACCCCAAATGTCCAGGAAGGAAGTGCAGCTCATCAACGGTGAGCTGGTGCTGGAGTGCAAGATCCCCACCATTCTCTACAGTTTCTTGCCACGGCGAGGCGAGGTTGAATTCACCCATATGCGATACACAGCAGTTACATGCGACCCTGACGACTTTGTCGAGAGAGGGTATAAGCTACGACAGTCGATTGGAAAGACTCTCCGAGAGACTGAGCTGTTCATTTGTATCACCATGTACAACGAAGATGAGATCGGCTTCACCCGCACCATGCACGCCGTCATGAAGAACATCTCACATTTCTGCTCCCGATCTCGATCCCGTACCTGGGGTGAGACAGGGTGGCAGAAAATTGTGGTCTGTATCGTCTCAGATGGTCGTGAAAAGATTCACCCTCGTACTCTCGACGCCCTTGCTGCCATGGGTGTCTATCAGCACGGTATCGCGAAGAACTTTGTCAACAACCGAGCTGTTCAGGCTCACGTGTACGAATACACGACCCAGGTCTCTCTCGATTCCGATCTCAAGTTCAAGGGTGCCGAGAAGGGTATTGTTCCTTGCCAGATGATCTTCTGTCTGAAGGAAAAGAACCAGCGCAAGCTCAACTCGCACCGATGGTTCTTTAATGCTTTTGGCAAGGCTCTTAACCCTAATGTCTGTATTCTACTGGATGTCGGTACTCGTCCTGGTGGCACCTCGCTCTACCATCTCTGGAAGGCCTTTGATACCGACTCGAATGTTGCCGGCGCTTGTGGagagatcaaggccatgaagggCAGACTGGGTGCCAACTTCCTGAACCCCCTTGTGGCGTCCCAGAACTTTGAGTACAAGATGTCCAACATTCTTGACAAGCCCCTCGAGTCTGTCTTCGGCTACATTACTGTGCTCCCCGGTGCCCTCAGTGCCTACCGTTTCCACGCGCTGCAGAACGATGAGACTGGACATGGACCCCTCAGCCAGTATTTCAAGGGTGAGACATTGCACGGACAACACGCCGATGTCTTCACGGCCAACATGTATCTGGCTGAAGATCGTATTCTTTGCTGGGAGTTGGTGGCCAAGCGAGGCGAGAGATGGGTCTTGAAGTACGTCAAGGGATGTACTGGTGAGACTGATGTGCCTG ACACGGTCTCGGAACTAATCTCGCAGCGTCGACGGTGGCTCAACGGTGCCTTCTTTGCCGCTGTCTACTCTCTCGTCCACTTCAAGCAAATCTGGCTCACGGATCATACTGTGGCTCGCAAGGTGCTTCTGCACATCGAGTTCTTCTACCAGTTCATCCAGCTCCTCTTCACATTCTTCTCTCTGGCCAACTTCTACCTCACCTTTTACTTCGTCGCAGGCGGTCTAACAGACCCCAAAGTCGATCCGTTTGGACACAACATCGGCACTGTCATCTTCCATATCCTGCGGTACGCTTGCGTTCTCCTGATATCGACGCAGTTCATCCTGTCCCTCGGCAATAGACCCCAAGGTTCTAACAAACTGTACCTCACGAGTATGATCATATACGGAGTCATCATGGTCTACACGACTTTTGCTACGATCTACATCATTGTTCGACAGCTCACGGCAGATGACGATAAGATAGAGATGGGTAACAACGTCTTTACCAACCTCATCGTATCCATCCTATCGACCGTGGGAATGTACTTTATCATGTCGGTCATATACCTCGATCCTTGGCACATGATCACCTCGTCAGCACAGTACTTCGTCCTGCTTCCCAGTTACATCTGCACGCTACAGATCTACGCCTTCTGCAATACCCACGATGTCACCTGGGGAACCAAAGGTGACAACGTCATGAAGACTGATCTTGGTGGTGCCGTTGGTAAGGGTGAAACCGTCGAGCTGGACATGCCCAGCGAGCAGCTCGACATTGATAGTGGTTACGATGAGGCCCTCCGCAACCTCCGTGACCGACTTGAAGTTCCCGAAACCCCCATGAGCGAAGCCCAGATGCAGGAAGACTACTACAAGAGTGTCCGTACGTACCTGGTGCTGACCTGGATGATTTGCAACGGTATTCTCGGCATGGCTGTCTCGGAGATTTACAGTGCCAAGGGCATTGGCGAGAACTACTACCTGCGCTTCATCCTCTGGTCTGTCGCTTCTCTGGCCGTCTTCCGTGCTATCGGCTCTACCACCTTTGCCATCCTTAACGTTGTCAACATGATTGTGGAGGGCCGGGTGCGGTTGAGTCTAAAGGCGCCCCGATGGATGGGTGGCCTCAAGGAGCGGTTCAACGACAAGATGAGCAGCGTGTCGAGTAACTTGCGAAGCTGA